One genomic region from Scomber scombrus chromosome 19, fScoSco1.1, whole genome shotgun sequence encodes:
- the serpina10b gene encoding protein Z-dependent protease inhibitor gives MLFSDVILPKLDGCAPRPSSIQIMVVDKIKMGFIFILTYMCFLTPVYQAQPQSVTISDLSSKNMDFALKLYEEISGYHDDNIFFSPLSISTSFAALLMATGGETRQEILRGFKLEQLERADQPELIPQLFQLLHENITHNGTLKLDQSMALFVRQHFGIEKTFENQIKKFFYADIKSVNFEDTKESVRYINEYIKQKTEDKVTDMMSSLNALTQLMLINTIFFQGSWKTPFNANYTENAPFYIDNYNIVQVPMMFMEDSFYTMEDVTLGAKVLKMSYQEGVSMLILLPNKGIDYTVIDDEITTERFLNWIRHLRKMKLEVNLPKFKMEKSYSLHNLLPHMGVTSIFSNSANLTRLCKDKGIKVSEVLHKAVIEVDEKGTIAAAATTSGIIPYSLPRSFIVNRPFFFFIYHEDTKCLLFMGRVIDPTKN, from the exons ATGCTGTTTTCAGACGTAATCTTGCCCAAGCTGGATG GTTGTGCACCAAGACCTTCCTCAATACAAATTATGGTGGTAGACAAAATTAAGATgggatttatttttatcctaACCTACATGTGCTTCCTCACTCCTGTCTACCAAGCGCAACCTCAAAGCGTCACCATTTCGGATCTCTCCTCTAAAAATATGGACTTTGCGCTGAAACTTTACGAGGAAATATCTGGCTATCACGACGACAACATCTTCTTCTCACCTCTGAGCATCTCCACTAGTTTTGCTGCCCTCTTAATGGCCACTGGTGGTGAGACACGTCAAGAAATACTTCGGGGATTCAAACTGGAGCAGCTGGAGCGGGCTGACCAGCCAGAGCTTATTCCACAACTGTTCCAGCTCCTTCATGAGAACATCACGCACAATGGAACGCTTAAACTGGACCAAAGCATGGCCCTCTTTGTCCGCCAGCACTTCGGCATAGAAAAGACGTTTGAGAACCAAATCAAGAAGTTTTTTTATGCGGACATCAAAAGCGTAAACTTTGAAGACACAAAGGAGAGTGTCAGATACATCAATGAGTATATAAAGCAAAAGACTGAGGATAAAGTGACAGACATGATGTCATCGCTTAATGCATTGACTCAACTCATGTTAATCAACACGATTTTCTTCCAGG GAAGCTGGAAGACACCTTTCAATGCCAACTACACAGAAAATGCACCCTTCTACATTGACAATTATAATATTGTGCAAGTGCCGATGATGTTTATGGAGGATAGTTTCTACACAATGGAAGATGTTACTCTTGGTGCCAAAGTCCTGAAGATGTCATACCAGGAAGGTGTTTCCATGCTTATCCTGCTACCTAACAAAGGTATCGACTACACCGTTATTGATGACGAGATCACTACTGAGAGGTTTCTTAACTGGATCAGACACCTGCGAAAAAT GAAACTGGAGGTCAATTTGCCCAAATTCAAGATGGAGAAGTCGTATTCCCTGCACAATCTTCTACCACATATGGGGGTTACCAGTATCTTCAGTAATTCAGCCAATTTGACAAGGCTGTGTAAGGACAAAGGCATCAAAGTGTCAGAG GTGCTGCACAAGGCTGTGATTGAGGTGGATGAGAAAGGGACCATAGCAGCAGCTGCCACAACATCTGGCATTATTCCATATTCCTTACCAAGGAGCTTCATCGTCAACAGaccatttttcttcttcatataCCACGAAGAcacaaaatgtctgctgttcATGGGCAGGGTGATTGACCCCACCAAAAACTAA
- the atxn3 gene encoding ataxin-3 has protein sequence MFDRELNMDSIFHEKQEGSLCAQHCLNNLLQGEYFTPVDLSSIAHQLDEEERMRMAEGGMGSEEYRTFLQQPSGNMDDSGFFSIQVISNALGVWGLELILFNSREYQSLMINPINEKAFICNYKEHWFTIRKLGQQWFNLNSLLTGPELISDTYLALFLAQLQQEGYSIFVIRGNLPECEAEQILGIMRVQQQQRPRLIGEDEAQTSAGRSAAMNQAEMSFGVENEVVDDDEELKKALALSRQDIDVEDEEADLRRAIQLSMQGAVMSNKSSESEVGNVKSGSQAAGSSAGGQKEGQNETLTAEELRKRRQAYFDRQQQQAQPNIPQQPNTRSTTDSENTGSEVDKQQKPSQ, from the exons ATGTTTGACAGAGAGCTGAATATGGATTCCATATTTCATGAGAAA CAAGAGGGCTCCCTCTGCGCCCAGCACTGTCTCAACAACCTGCTGCAGGGTGAGTATTTCACTCCCGTGGACCTGTCCTCCATTGCTCATCAGcttgatgaagaggagaggatgaggatggcCGAGGGAGGCATGGGCAGTGAGGAGTACAGGACCTTTTTACAG CAACCGTCTGGGAACATGGATGACAGCGGGTTTTTTTCAATACAA GTTATTAGCAATGCTCTGGGAGTGTGGGGCTTGGAGCTTATCCTCTTCAACAGCCGCGAGTACCAGAGTCTGATGATAAATCCCAT AAATGAGAAAGCCTTCATTTGCAATTACAAGGAACACTGGTTTACTATACGCAAACTTGGACAGCAG TGGTTTAACCTGAATTCACTTTTGACTGGACCGGAGTTGATATCAGACACCTATTTAGCCCTTTTCCTTGCCCAGTTACAGCAGGAAG GTTATTCCATATTTGTGATCCGAGGAAACCTCCCGGAGTGTGAAGCGGAACAGATTCTTGGGATCATgagagtgcagcagcagcagcgaccCAGGCTTATTGGAGAGGATGAGGCCCAGACAAGTGCAGG CAGGTCGGCAGCTATGAACCAGGCAGAGATGAGCTTTGGTGTGGAGAATGAAGTtgtggatgatgatgaagagctgAAGAAAGCTCTGGCACTGAGCAGACAGGACATAGATGTAGAAGATGAAGAGGCTGATCTTCGCAGGGCCATACAGCTTAGTATGCAAG gTGCAGTGATGAGCAACAAGTCTTCAGAGTCTGAAGTGGGAAATGTGAAGTCAGGGAGCCAGGCAGCAGGGAGTTCTGCAGGAGGACAAAAAGAAGGCCAGAATGAGACGCTTACAGCCGAGgagctgaggaagaggagacaagCTTACTTTGATCG gcagcagcagcaggctcagCCGAACATTCCTCAACAACCAAACACAAGATCAACAACTGACTCAG aGAATACTGGCTCTGAGGTGGACAAACAACAAAAGCCCAGCCAATGA